In Chryseobacterium gotjawalense, the following are encoded in one genomic region:
- a CDS encoding superoxide dismutase has product MSFELPKLGYAYDALEPTIDARTMEIHYTKHHQAYIDNLNKAIAGTDLEGKSIEEICKTGTDKMAVRNNGGGHFNHSLFWEILTPGGSKEPVGNVKAAIDAYGGFEKFKNDFSEAAKTRFGSGWAWLCKKADGSVAVCSSPNQDNPLMPVADCQGIPVLGLDVWEHAYYLHYQNRRPDYISAFFDVVNWDKVEEKFNK; this is encoded by the coding sequence ATGTCATTCGAATTACCAAAATTAGGATACGCGTACGACGCACTAGAGCCAACTATTGATGCAAGAACAATGGAAATCCACTACACAAAACATCATCAGGCTTATATCGACAACCTCAACAAAGCAATTGCAGGAACAGATTTAGAAGGGAAATCTATCGAAGAGATTTGTAAAACCGGAACGGATAAAATGGCGGTGAGAAATAATGGCGGTGGTCATTTCAACCATTCCCTTTTCTGGGAAATCCTAACTCCAGGAGGAAGCAAAGAACCGGTAGGAAATGTAAAAGCAGCAATCGACGCTTATGGTGGTTTTGAGAAATTCAAAAATGATTTCTCTGAAGCAGCAAAAACAAGATTCGGATCAGGCTGGGCTTGGTTGTGTAAAAAAGCAGATGGATCGGTAGCTGTTTGTTCTTCTCCAAATCAGGATAATCCGCTAATGCCTGTCGCAGATTGCCAGGGAATACCGGTTTTAGGACTTGATGTTTGGGAACATGCTTATTATTTGCATTACCAAAACAGAAGACCAGATTATATCTCAGCATTTTTCGATGTTGTAAATTGGGATAAAGTGGAAGAAAAATTCAATAAATAA
- a CDS encoding DUF6146 family protein, whose translation MKKLIFLLSILVLTVSCSTQNSAANQNKDNAPIQAQKNEDGEYDLEVLDGQWTYFINAVAKPMNMYSESYLKTKNQFLVSEWNSYYFAGRYRNIIESSIDYDPNIDYGLKFEYKLYQVFAFVKWKYGLKLNGLSATD comes from the coding sequence ATGAAAAAACTGATATTTCTCCTCAGTATTCTGGTGCTTACTGTAAGTTGCTCGACCCAAAACAGTGCTGCCAATCAGAATAAAGACAATGCTCCAATCCAAGCGCAGAAAAACGAAGATGGTGAATACGATCTGGAAGTTCTTGACGGACAATGGACCTATTTTATCAATGCAGTAGCCAAACCGATGAATATGTATTCAGAGAGCTATCTGAAGACTAAAAACCAATTCCTGGTCAGCGAATGGAATTCCTATTATTTCGCCGGTCGCTACAGAAACATCATTGAATCTTCTATTGATTACGATCCCAACATTGATTACGGACTCAAATTCGAATACAAACTTTATCAGGTTTTCGCCTTCGTAAAATGGAAATACGGTTTGAAATTAAATGGATTAAGTGCAACTGACTAA
- the rho gene encoding transcription termination factor Rho → MFNIETLRSKSDSDLTKITSDLGVKIAKNSSENDKIFAILDFQASNTKVVKDYYNATETPMNKEEPKTPALKKPAVKKPTPRKKVEKPVEDSAETPNEETKEVAAKTSEETIEVPVKIEAEKPTESSETEQPKAPEQNQQKKKRQRVAPPKTETENTEKEVVAESEAQTEAKPEQPKKQNSNPNQSGNGNQNGNLNQNSNPNQSGSGNGNPNQNPNQNKQPQHQHKNPNQHKNPNQNKNQQSGDSHDEPAKKEFNFDGMVTIEGVLEILPDNYGFLRSSDFSYISSPDDVYVSTNQIRNYALKTGDTVKGIVRLPKEGEKYFSLLKPTEVNGRDLEFIKDRVAFEFLTPLFPEEKFNLTGKNATPSTRIVDLFTPIGKGQRAMIVAQPKTGKTMLLKEIANSISANHPEAYMMILLIDERPEEVTDMERSVNAEVIASTFDEPAEKHVKVANLVLSKAQRMVECGHDVVILLDSITRLARAYNTVTPASGKILSGGVDANALHKPKRFFGAARNIEGGGSLTIIATALIDTGSKMDEVIFEEFKGTGNMELQLDRKIANKRIYPAIDLTSSSTRRDDLLLEDTVQQRMWILRKYLADMNPVEAMEFVNRSIKQTLNNEEFLMSMNR, encoded by the coding sequence ATGTTCAACATTGAAACATTAAGGTCAAAATCCGATTCGGATTTGACTAAAATCACAAGCGATCTGGGCGTTAAAATTGCTAAAAACAGCTCTGAAAACGATAAGATTTTTGCTATTTTGGATTTTCAAGCATCCAATACAAAAGTAGTGAAAGATTACTACAACGCGACCGAAACTCCTATGAATAAAGAAGAACCAAAAACTCCGGCACTCAAAAAGCCAGCTGTTAAAAAGCCAACTCCTAGAAAGAAAGTAGAAAAACCTGTAGAGGATTCTGCTGAAACTCCGAATGAAGAAACAAAAGAAGTTGCTGCGAAAACTTCCGAGGAAACAATAGAAGTTCCTGTAAAGATTGAAGCGGAAAAGCCAACTGAAAGTTCAGAAACTGAACAGCCTAAAGCTCCCGAACAGAATCAACAAAAGAAAAAAAGACAACGTGTTGCGCCGCCAAAAACGGAAACCGAAAATACTGAAAAAGAAGTTGTTGCAGAATCAGAAGCTCAAACAGAAGCGAAACCCGAGCAACCTAAAAAACAAAATTCCAATCCGAACCAATCAGGAAACGGAAACCAAAACGGAAATTTAAACCAAAATTCCAATCCTAATCAATCAGGTAGCGGAAACGGAAATCCAAACCAAAACCCGAATCAAAATAAACAACCGCAGCACCAGCACAAGAATCCCAATCAGCATAAAAATCCGAACCAAAATAAAAATCAACAAAGCGGTGATTCCCATGATGAACCTGCCAAAAAAGAATTTAATTTTGACGGAATGGTCACCATTGAAGGTGTACTTGAAATCCTCCCGGATAACTACGGTTTCCTGCGTTCCTCCGATTTTTCGTATATTTCTTCTCCGGATGATGTATATGTATCGACGAACCAGATTAGAAATTATGCGTTAAAAACCGGAGACACCGTAAAAGGAATTGTAAGATTACCGAAAGAAGGTGAAAAATATTTCTCCTTATTAAAACCTACGGAAGTCAACGGTAGAGATCTCGAGTTTATTAAAGACCGCGTTGCTTTCGAATTTTTAACGCCACTTTTTCCGGAAGAAAAATTTAATTTAACGGGGAAAAACGCAACACCTTCTACCAGAATTGTAGATTTATTTACACCAATTGGGAAAGGCCAGCGCGCGATGATTGTGGCACAACCGAAAACGGGTAAAACAATGTTGCTGAAGGAAATTGCCAATTCAATTTCAGCCAATCATCCGGAAGCGTATATGATGATTTTGCTTATCGACGAAAGACCGGAAGAGGTAACCGACATGGAAAGAAGTGTCAATGCAGAAGTAATCGCTTCTACATTTGATGAGCCAGCTGAAAAACACGTAAAAGTGGCGAATTTGGTTTTATCGAAAGCGCAGAGAATGGTGGAATGCGGGCATGATGTCGTTATTTTACTGGATTCGATTACGCGGTTGGCGAGAGCTTACAATACGGTAACTCCGGCTTCAGGGAAAATTTTATCGGGTGGAGTTGATGCCAATGCTTTGCACAAACCGAAAAGATTCTTCGGTGCCGCGAGAAATATCGAAGGAGGCGGATCTTTAACGATTATCGCAACAGCACTGATTGACACTGGTTCTAAAATGGATGAAGTGATTTTCGAAGAGTTTAAAGGAACCGGAAATATGGAACTGCAACTCGACCGAAAAATTGCCAACAAAAGAATTTACCCGGCTATCGATTTAACTTCTTCAAGTACAAGAAGAGATGATCTGCTTTTAGAAGATACCGTTCAGCAAAGAATGTGGATCTTAAGGAAATACTTAGCGGATATGAATCCGGTAGAAGCAATGGAATTTGTGAACAGAAGCATTAAACAAACTTTGAATAATGAAGAATTCCTGATGTCTATGAACAGGTAA
- a CDS encoding DUF4293 family protein, giving the protein MLQRIQTVWIFLAIIGAVFLFITGQDFSLFGPVPFISIGCVTLVLFGFISILSYKNRKRQIQLNNISVIINALLLGLLAYWLLTLSGGIDFPEKGIEPVFPLLSMICLLIANVYIRKDERLVKSVDRLR; this is encoded by the coding sequence ATGTTGCAGAGAATACAGACTGTATGGATATTTCTGGCGATTATAGGCGCCGTGTTTTTATTTATTACAGGTCAAGACTTTTCCCTTTTTGGACCCGTTCCTTTTATATCTATAGGTTGCGTTACACTCGTACTATTTGGATTCATCAGCATTTTAAGTTATAAAAACCGCAAAAGACAAATTCAGCTGAATAACATCAGTGTAATTATAAACGCTTTGTTGCTCGGTTTATTGGCGTATTGGCTACTCACTTTATCCGGAGGAATTGATTTTCCAGAGAAGGGTATTGAGCCTGTTTTCCCGTTATTATCAATGATATGTTTGCTCATCGCAAATGTATATATACGGAAAGACGAAAGGCTCGTAAAATCTGTGGACAGACTCCGCTAA
- a CDS encoding carboxypeptidase-like regulatory domain-containing protein: MIKKLSLISMFTLLPASFYFAQTTVYAYLKDGDGKPVENAEIDLKGSGNDVKADKIGYFQFIDLGTGHYQIVITKPNFETKVMEFDISNEKRKDLGVITLYSNLTAADQGLAIIESSGDEENTSQSTTVGLLQSSQDVFSRIAAYDLGAYWFRPRGIDGRSGETMMNGVSMVKADNGNVDFGNWGGLNEITRYPEISANHAPSEYAFGGASSVIYKNTNASEYRKGFQATYSLTNRNYRNRASLRYSSGMNKNGWAFTAMAARRWAQEGIQEGTSYDALAGFLGIEKKFNDSHTITFNAFAAPYRRSTSSPSTQEVYDYRGVHYNSYWGWQDGKKRNERVKSGFQPIFQMQDFWKINDKSSLRTAVSYQFGKDKGARLDWQGVQNPSPSYYRYLPSYYDSLDPNASVAVIEGGVATTAQQAYQESLAGWQNGDPMYTQLNWDALYRRNMSQPVGTYYGATGKRALYFQVNDVSDDKIFNAGTHYVYNFDHTTKFLLNVSYENYKSELYREVKDLLGADFALNKDPFAATNQPGTSGLYNEGETDVAKRVGDKINYDYNFSRQEVKVNPGLKFQAGKFDVFVSGLAGYSTSSREGLYHNYLYKDSFGKSQDYNFWNFGLKGQVIYKVDGRNFLVYNGAYFSQAPFLEDIFMNPRVNASVTPNIKNTIINANDLSYVMSTPFFKMRLTGYLVDTQNETSVQRFFADGIQLQSAGQDGTVANVQSAFVTQIMSNLEKRNMGAELGVDVKILPTLSIQGLASIGQFTYENDPNVYFTSDAAGTFENGKSYLDLGKAYLKGYKQGGTPQQGYSLGFRYNSPKYWWFGANWNYLDENFLDPSALLRTERFVQNPLTGTPYAGLDEAELRNVLAPHKLPSAYFLNANVGKSWRLGTYYLLLTASVNNILDNTKYITGGFEQTRRVTYPGYVEENNREFPLFGPKYWYTQGRSYFVNVQVRF; encoded by the coding sequence ATGATTAAAAAACTATCATTAATCTCTATGTTTACATTGCTTCCAGCATCTTTTTATTTTGCACAAACTACGGTTTATGCTTACTTGAAAGATGGAGATGGGAAGCCGGTGGAAAATGCAGAGATTGATTTAAAGGGCTCTGGCAATGATGTGAAGGCTGATAAAATTGGGTATTTCCAGTTTATCGATCTAGGAACGGGTCATTACCAAATTGTCATTACCAAACCAAATTTCGAAACGAAAGTGATGGAGTTTGATATCAGTAATGAAAAAAGAAAGGATTTAGGTGTGATTACGCTTTATTCTAATTTAACTGCTGCGGATCAAGGTCTCGCCATTATTGAAAGCAGTGGTGATGAAGAAAACACCAGCCAATCTACGACCGTAGGTTTATTGCAATCGTCTCAGGATGTTTTCAGTAGAATTGCAGCTTATGATTTAGGGGCTTACTGGTTCCGCCCAAGAGGTATTGATGGAAGATCTGGAGAAACCATGATGAATGGCGTTTCTATGGTGAAAGCTGATAACGGAAATGTAGATTTCGGAAATTGGGGTGGATTGAATGAGATTACCCGATATCCTGAAATTTCTGCCAATCACGCTCCTTCTGAGTATGCTTTTGGTGGTGCAAGTTCTGTTATTTATAAAAATACTAATGCGAGTGAGTACCGCAAAGGATTCCAAGCAACTTATTCTTTAACCAACCGAAATTACAGAAACAGGGCATCATTGCGTTACAGTTCGGGAATGAACAAAAACGGGTGGGCTTTTACTGCAATGGCGGCAAGAAGATGGGCACAGGAAGGGATTCAGGAAGGAACTTCTTATGACGCTTTAGCAGGATTCTTAGGAATTGAAAAAAAATTCAATGATTCTCATACCATCACATTTAATGCTTTTGCAGCACCTTACAGAAGATCTACTTCCAGTCCGAGTACTCAGGAAGTGTATGATTACAGAGGAGTTCACTATAATTCCTATTGGGGATGGCAAGATGGCAAAAAAAGAAACGAAAGAGTAAAATCAGGATTCCAGCCAATTTTCCAAATGCAGGATTTCTGGAAAATTAATGATAAATCAAGTCTTCGAACCGCTGTCTCTTACCAATTTGGTAAAGATAAAGGAGCAAGACTGGACTGGCAGGGAGTTCAAAATCCGTCGCCTAGTTATTACAGATACTTACCAAGTTATTATGACTCTCTGGATCCTAATGCGTCAGTTGCCGTTATCGAGGGTGGAGTGGCTACAACAGCACAGCAGGCTTATCAGGAATCTTTGGCAGGCTGGCAAAATGGAGATCCTATGTATACACAGTTAAACTGGGATGCCTTGTACAGAAGAAATATGAGCCAGCCAGTGGGAACTTATTATGGAGCGACGGGTAAACGTGCATTGTATTTCCAGGTGAATGATGTGAGTGATGACAAAATTTTCAATGCTGGTACGCATTATGTGTATAATTTTGACCATACCACTAAGTTTTTATTAAACGTATCTTATGAAAATTATAAATCAGAATTATACAGAGAGGTAAAAGATCTTTTAGGTGCGGATTTCGCATTAAACAAAGATCCATTTGCTGCGACTAATCAGCCAGGTACCAGCGGTCTTTATAATGAAGGTGAAACCGACGTTGCAAAGAGAGTAGGAGATAAAATTAATTATGATTATAACTTCTCAAGACAAGAGGTAAAAGTGAATCCAGGATTAAAATTCCAGGCTGGTAAATTTGACGTATTTGTTTCTGGTTTAGCAGGATATTCTACTTCCTCTAGAGAAGGTCTTTACCATAATTATTTGTACAAAGATTCATTTGGAAAAAGCCAGGATTATAATTTCTGGAATTTCGGTCTGAAAGGACAGGTGATTTACAAAGTTGATGGTAGAAATTTCCTGGTTTATAATGGAGCTTATTTTTCACAGGCTCCTTTCTTAGAAGACATCTTCATGAATCCAAGAGTTAACGCTTCTGTAACACCGAATATTAAAAACACCATCATTAATGCTAATGATTTGAGTTACGTAATGAGTACACCGTTCTTCAAAATGAGATTGACCGGTTATTTGGTAGATACTCAAAATGAAACCAGTGTACAAAGATTCTTTGCAGATGGAATTCAGTTGCAGTCAGCGGGACAGGACGGAACAGTTGCGAATGTACAAAGTGCTTTTGTAACGCAGATCATGTCTAATCTAGAGAAAAGAAATATGGGCGCTGAATTAGGTGTTGATGTTAAAATCTTACCGACTTTGTCCATCCAAGGTTTGGCAAGTATCGGTCAGTTTACTTATGAAAATGATCCCAATGTTTATTTTACATCAGATGCGGCAGGAACTTTCGAGAACGGGAAATCTTATCTTGATTTAGGAAAGGCTTATTTAAAAGGATATAAACAAGGTGGAACGCCACAACAGGGTTATTCATTAGGATTCAGATATAATTCACCGAAATACTGGTGGTTTGGTGCCAACTGGAATTATTTAGACGAAAATTTCTTAGATCCGTCTGCATTATTAAGAACAGAAAGATTTGTACAGAATCCGTTGACCGGAACTCCTTATGCAGGTCTTGATGAAGCTGAATTAAGAAATGTATTGGCGCCACACAAACTTCCTTCTGCTTATTTCCTGAATGCTAATGTGGGTAAATCATGGAGATTGGGTACTTATTACTTATTGCTCACCGCATCTGTAAATAATATTCTGGATAACACCAAATATATTACAGGAGGTTTCGAGCAAACAAGAAGAGTAACATATCCAGGTTATGTGGAAGAGAATAATAGAGAGTTTCCATTATTTGGTCCTAAATACTGGTACACTCAGGGGAGATCATATTTCGTAAATGTTCAAGTTAGATTTTAA
- a CDS encoding endonuclease/exonuclease/phosphatase family protein has product MKKIGCFLCLVAFCFSFGQQKGQLRKVATIGFLNVENLWDTIASADYIDGTKDISNPAFHRSVPLDSLKYLETTEEYRGEWSDALLKGKKVVRKQILADDFTVNSPKNWNTKNYNIKLANEAKVISEMGAQYTKSAPVIVGLLEVENRQVIEDLIKQPALAKYDYGIIHYNTYDARGIDVAMIYQKRRFTPTNSLKKEVKIYYDGKRSYTRDILVVTGFLDNEKIAVFMNHWPSRSGGEARSLPARNAAAVVLKQQMDSIRLKDPSTKLFAMGDFNDDPVSSSLKNHLKAAWAPKDVSAEMPYLNLMYPLYKKGVASLAYQDAPNLFDQIIVSGNLISDQVGKEYSVYKTEVFAPPYLINREGNWKGYPLRSWNGDKFTGGYSDHFPAFVVVQREVN; this is encoded by the coding sequence ATGAAAAAAATTGGATGTTTTTTATGCTTAGTCGCATTCTGTTTTTCTTTCGGTCAACAGAAAGGCCAATTAAGAAAAGTGGCTACTATCGGCTTTTTAAATGTTGAAAATCTTTGGGATACCATCGCGTCTGCAGATTATATTGATGGAACCAAAGACATCAGCAACCCCGCTTTCCACCGAAGCGTGCCTCTGGATTCCTTAAAATACTTAGAAACCACAGAGGAATATCGTGGTGAATGGAGCGACGCTTTGCTAAAAGGAAAGAAAGTAGTCCGCAAGCAAATTCTGGCTGATGACTTTACAGTAAACAGTCCAAAAAACTGGAACACAAAAAACTACAATATTAAGTTAGCTAACGAGGCAAAGGTCATCTCGGAAATGGGCGCTCAATATACCAAATCAGCACCTGTAATTGTGGGTTTACTCGAAGTTGAAAACAGACAGGTTATCGAAGATTTGATTAAGCAGCCTGCCCTTGCCAAATATGATTACGGAATTATCCATTACAACACTTATGACGCAAGAGGAATTGATGTAGCAATGATCTATCAAAAAAGAAGGTTTACGCCGACTAATTCTTTAAAGAAAGAAGTCAAAATCTATTATGACGGGAAAAGATCTTATACCCGTGACATCTTGGTTGTTACCGGTTTTCTGGATAATGAGAAAATCGCAGTTTTTATGAATCACTGGCCATCTAGAAGTGGCGGCGAAGCCCGTTCATTACCTGCAAGAAACGCAGCGGCAGTAGTACTGAAACAACAGATGGACAGCATAAGATTAAAAGATCCTTCCACCAAATTATTTGCAATGGGAGACTTTAATGATGATCCAGTAAGCTCCAGTTTAAAAAACCATTTGAAAGCAGCATGGGCCCCAAAAGACGTGAGCGCCGAAATGCCTTACTTAAACCTGATGTATCCATTGTATAAAAAAGGAGTCGCTTCACTGGCATATCAGGACGCACCGAATCTATTTGATCAAATTATCGTTTCAGGAAATCTGATTTCTGACCAGGTAGGAAAGGAATATTCGGTTTATAAAACAGAAGTATTTGCTCCCCCTTACCTCATCAACAGAGAAGGGAACTGGAAAGGCTATCCTCTGCGCTCCTGGAATGGCGACAAGTTTACCGGCGGCTATAGTGACCACTTCCCCGCATTTGTGGTCGTGCAGCGAGAAGTTAATTAA
- a CDS encoding M28 family metallopeptidase produces the protein MNKFLLLILLAASSLLFSQEVSKKRVIEVLSRLASDEMKGREIGTPENDSAAIYIAKKFAENNLSFCVADSYLVPFEYKGKVVYNVCGIKKGESEKIIAFSAHFDHIGTSDKTEDKVFNGADDNASGVTAVIGLADYFKTLKTDFSLMYIAFNGEEKGMKGSKAIVEIPNLQEQHQNMTALFNFEMIATVSQFGPNALYMTGDEFSNLDELFNEQAANNLKLYPDPYKKQKLFYRSDNVSFVKKKIIAHSLSTVDMTKAKHYHQLNDDLEIVDFDNVTEIINNFGKTIEKFTPKNFSPKYTDQVNFN, from the coding sequence ATGAATAAATTTCTCCTTCTTATTTTACTCGCAGCTTCCTCCTTATTATTTTCCCAGGAAGTTTCAAAGAAAAGAGTAATCGAAGTCTTGTCACGCTTGGCCTCAGATGAAATGAAAGGTCGCGAAATCGGAACACCTGAAAATGATTCTGCTGCAATATATATTGCTAAAAAATTCGCAGAAAACAACCTCAGCTTCTGTGTTGCCGATTCCTACTTAGTTCCGTTTGAATACAAAGGAAAGGTCGTATATAATGTATGCGGAATCAAAAAAGGGGAAAGTGAAAAAATCATCGCTTTCTCAGCGCATTTCGATCACATTGGCACCAGTGACAAAACGGAAGATAAAGTATTTAACGGTGCTGATGATAACGCAAGCGGTGTGACTGCAGTCATCGGTTTGGCTGATTACTTTAAAACGCTGAAAACAGATTTTTCGCTGATGTATATTGCGTTCAACGGAGAGGAAAAAGGGATGAAAGGATCCAAAGCGATTGTTGAAATTCCGAACCTGCAGGAGCAGCATCAAAATATGACAGCCTTATTTAATTTTGAAATGATTGCAACGGTTTCCCAATTTGGACCAAATGCATTATATATGACTGGTGATGAATTTTCTAACCTCGACGAACTTTTCAATGAGCAGGCCGCCAACAATTTAAAACTCTATCCCGATCCGTACAAAAAACAAAAACTTTTTTACCGTTCAGACAATGTAAGTTTTGTAAAAAAGAAAATCATTGCGCACTCATTATCCACCGTGGATATGACGAAAGCAAAACATTATCACCAACTGAATGACGATTTAGAAATTGTTGATTTCGATAATGTAACTGAAATCATTAATAATTTCGGCAAAACCATCGAAAAATTTACCCCGAAAAACTTCAGTCCAAAATATACAGATCAAGTCAATTTTAATTAA